A window of Diospyros lotus cultivar Yz01 chromosome 14, ASM1463336v1, whole genome shotgun sequence contains these coding sequences:
- the LOC127790676 gene encoding uncharacterized protein LOC127790676, producing MATAFACFRPSPTLSATAASHRKTTTSSSCWWAPLFGWSSSDVDYITSIDKNKNNASVGKTSDLEAERSRSRFAPGCFTEEKARQLRRTTAETATFHDIMYHSAIATRLASDL from the coding sequence ATGGCTACCGCATTTGCTTGTTTCCGTCCATCTCCCACCCTCTCCGCCACCGCCGCCAGCCACCGGAAAACCACCACCTCCTCCTCCTGCTGGTGGGCCCCGCTCTTCGGCTGGTCCTCGTCCGATGTGGACTACATTACCTCCAtcgacaagaacaaaaacaacgCATCGGTCGGAAAAACCTCGGACTTAGAAGCGGAACGGTCCAGATCGCGGTTCGCGCCGGGATGTTTCACGGAAGAGAAGGCCAGACAGCTCCGGAGGACGACCGCGGAGACGGCGACGTTCCACGACATTATGTACCATTCCGCCATCGCGACTCGCCTCGCCTCGGATCTTTGA